A window of Kocuria sp. TGY1127_2 genomic DNA:
CTCTTCGAACGCATCGAGCCGGGGGCCGGCGAGAAGCTCCGTCGCTACCTCGCCGAGGCGGCGGATACGTATCGCCTCGCGGTAGCGAACTTTTTGTACACCACTTTTTCCTCCCCTCGATCCGTGCTGACTCCGGAGATTCTTCGGAAGGTTCCTCGCCTGATCAAGCTGCTCCTGGGCTCGATGGAAGGCGCCGTCTCGCGGCGATTCGAGGATTCCCGACTTCGCCAGATCCTGAATTATCCCGCGGTTTTCCTCTCGAACCAGCCCAGGAAAACGCCCGCGATGTACGGGCTCATGAGTCATACCGACCTGGTCCAGGGCGTGATGTATCCGCAGGGCGGCTTCGGCACGTTCGTCGACTCCTTGGTGCGTTTGGCCGAAGAGGCCGGCGTCGAGATTCGGACTGGCTCCGAAGTGCTAGCCATCGACACGGGGCCCTTGGGCCGGTCAAGGGGCGCGAAAGGCCAGGTCTGCGGTACCCGGTACCGGAGCCCGGACGGCTCCCTGGAAACGGTTTCAACGGACGTGGTCGTCTCCGCCGCAGATCTGCACCATACCGAGACTGCCCTGTTGCCTCGGGGACTGCGCTCTTATCCCGAAGCTGTCTGGAAGCACAGGAACCCGGGCATCGGATGCGTTCTGGCCTATCTCGGGGTCGAGGGCGAGTTGCCCGAACTGGCCCACCACACTCTGGTCTTCAGCCAGGACTGGGACCCGGATTTCCGGGCGATCTTTCGACCGAGCAAAGGACGGGGGGACGGCTCGGATGCTCCCGAGGGTCGGTATTCCGAGTCGATCTACGTGTGTCGTCCGTCGGCGACCGATCCCTCGGTCGCGCCGGAGGGGAAGGAGAACCTCTTCGTCCTCATTCCGGTTCCGGCTATCGCGGACGGCATCGTTTCCGGGGACGAATCCCTGGAAACTATCGTGGACGCGGTGATCGGGTTGATTGGACGAAGAGCGGGGATTCCCGACCTCGCCGGCAGGATCGTCATCCGCCACACGGCCGGTCCCGGCGACTTCGAACACGAATACAATGCCTGGCGGGGCAACGCACTGGGACTTGCTCACACCCTGGGACAATCTGCTTTCCTGCGCGGATCGAATGCTTCCCGCAAGGTCAAGGGCCTCTATTATGCCGGGTCGACGACGGCTCCGGGCGTGGGATTGCCCATGTGTCTGATCTCGGCAGAGAACGTGATCAAAAGATTGCGCCACGACACCACGCCGGGACCGTTGCCCGAAGTGCCTGATGATTCCTGACCCGGCCTACGAACGGGTTAGAGATCCCGCCGCGCCGCGGGCGAGGGAACAGCCTCGAGGAAGACTGGAGAACGGAACCGGGACTTCTCGAACGCCTCGGCAACCGACGAGGCCACGGCTTGGACGTCATCGTTTCGGACCAACGCGATCGCTGAGCCGCCGAAACCGCCACCCGTCATCCGGGCGCCCAACGCGCCCGCGGTCCGGGCAGCGTCGACCGCGACGTCCAGTTCGGCACAACTGACGCGGTAGTCGTCCCGCAACGAGTCGTGGGAACCATTCAGGATATCGCCCAGCGACGCCCATGCCTCGTCCCCGGCCTGAGGGGCGGAGCCGTCGAAGAGCCTCACGCATCGGTCCACGCGGAGAATTTCGGTCCAGATGTGCCTGACCAGGCCCCGCATCGACGAATCATCATGCCCTTCCGGGAAGCTGATCGATCCCTCCGCGGCTATCGCATCCCATTCCTTCAGACGACGATCGACGTCTTCCTGGCTTGGACGTTCGCCGAGCGCATCGCGAAGTGTTGGAACGTCGAGAGCTTCGGCCGCGGCCTCGCACCCTTTTCTCCGTTTGGCATACTGGCCATCGACCAGACGGTGCGGCGCCTGAGTGTCGATCACCAGCAGTGAGAGACCGGCCTGAGCCACATCGATCTTGAGGGGACTCGATGAAAAATCGCGGCAATCAATGGTCAGGACGGAGCCTTGACGGGCCCGAAGGGAAATGGACTGGTCCATGCCGCCCGTGCTGGCTCCCGCGATCTCATTCTCAGCGCGGATACAAGCCGTGGCGAGCCGAGCCCTGCCCTCCTCCGAATCCGCGAGCAAGGCCCTGGACTCATCGGCCTCGGAGGCCAACGCGTCAAAGGCCAAGGCCACCGAGCACTCCAGCGCGGCCGACGAGGACAATCCCGCACCCACGGGCACGGAGGACCGGATAGCGAGGTCCGCGCCCGTAATATCCTTGCCATCAGGGCCCCCGGCAAGAGATTCCTCGACCATGGCCCAGGGGACCCCGGCCACGTAGGCCAGCCAACTGTTCAACCGTCCGGGGCCGACCTCGTCGAGATCGATGACCAAAGAGTCACCGGGCTCCTCCGCCGAGACGGCTCGGACCAGGTGGTCCTGACGAGGGGACACGGCAACATACGTGCGGTGGGGCAGCGCGAGCGGAACCACCGTTCCGCCGTTGTAGTCCACGTGCTCTCCGATCAGATTGACCCTTCCGGGGGCCGAGAAGACAGCCCATGGCTGCGCCTCGTAAGCCTCGGTGAAGAGAGCACGCACGCCCTCGATCTGTTGCTTGCGGTCCGGAGCCGAATTCCATGCGAGCGTGTTCACTGGGCAACTTCCTGCAATCGGAGGGCAATGCGTTCGGGGGTTGTGTCACTGATCCACGCGGCCATCGCAGACTCCGAGCCGGCCAGGTATTTCAACTTTCCAGGAGACCTGAGCAACGAGAACACATGCAGCCACATGCGGGAAATGTCATCCCCTCCGGCCACGGGAACCTGATGCCAGGCCGAAATATATGGAAGTTGTTCGATGCCTTCGAAGAAGCGGTTGAGTCGACCCAAGAGATCCAAATAGAGGTCCGCGAGTTCGTCCTTCTCCTGTCCGGTCAATTCCGTGAAGTCCTTCGCCGGGCGACGGGGAACGACCATGAATTCGACCGGCCACTTGGCTGCGAAGGGAACATAAGCAACCCAATGCTCCGTCTCCGAGATGACCCGGACCTTCTCTTCGAGCTCTGCGGCCAATACGTCGCCGATCAGGTCACCGCCCGTGGACTGATGCCATTCGTGGGCCTGCCTCTGAACGGCCGCCGTATGCGGAGGCAAATAGGAATAGGCATAGATCTGACCGTGCGGGTGGTGCAGGGTCACCCCGATCTCTTCGCCTCGGTTCTCGAACGGAACCACCTGAACCACGCCCTCGATCGCGGACAGGTCGCGCGTGCGGTGCGCCCATGCTTCGATTACCGTGCGAGCGCGTTGGTGTCCCAGATCGGCGAAGGAGCCTTCCTGATGGGAAGTGAAGCAGACGACTTCACACCGTCCCGCGGGGGAGGTCTCCTGGAACAAGGGTTCGTCACGGTACTGCTCGAAGGGGCCCTGCAGTGAAGGAAACCGATTCTCGAACACGACGACGTCGTACTCCGGCTCAGGAACCTCGGACGGGACGGTTCCCTGTCCGGCGGGCGCGAGCGGATCTTCGTCCGCCGGTGGCAGGAACGTGCGGTTCATGCGGTGGGCGGCCAGTGCAACGTGTTCACCGGTGAGGGGGTCCATGCGAATGCTTGCCGACTCGCGCGGAGGAACCTGGCGAGGCTCGAGGGGACGCGGATCGTGAATCGATCGAGTTCTGGTCCCTGAAATATAGGGTTCCGAGTCATCGAAGAAGATGATTTCCCGACCGTCGGCGAGTTCCCCCCGCGTGACGCGGGGTAGGGCGTTCTCCGTCATGATGCAATGACCACCTTGTCAATTTTTTCTTCCAAGAATTCCAGCGCGTCCTCCGGCAGGTCTGGGCTGGTCACCACGACGTCGACCTCAGGCCAGTCGGCGAATCCCGCGAGGCCGGTGATGCCCCACTTGGTGTGATCGAATACCGCGACGACGGTGCGAGCCGAATGGACCAGGACCTTGTTGGTGCGGGCCTCCGCGAGGTTCGGAGTCGTCAGCCCGGAGCGCCCGACGCCATGTGCTCCGATGAAGAGGGTGTCCACGTGCAGATACCCCAGCGTCGCGTCGGCCAGCGGACCCACGAGCGCGTCCGAGGGGGTGCGTTCTCCACCTGTCAGAAGCACTTGGTGCGGGGTCGAATGTTTTCTGCCGTCCGCTTCCTGGACGTCCTGGGCCTTGAAGAATTCGTCTGCTACCGGCAATGAGTTGGTCACCACCGTCAGATTCGCGAGGTCGTGCCTCCCCGTGATTTCTTGGGCAAGCCGTGTGCACGTCGTTCCGGCGGAGAACCCTATGGATTGATTCGAGCCGACCATGTCGGCCGCCGTTCGGGCGATTGCGGATTTGGCCTCGGCGTTCAAGGTCATTTTCTCTGCATACGCGGGTTCGAGGGTTGAGGCCGTGGATTCGGCTCCGCCGTGAATTCTGGTCAGGAAGCCCTGGTCGTCCAGTTCAGCGAGATCCCTCCGGACCGTCATGGGGGACACATCCAGCAGTTTGGCGAGGTCCTGCACGTGAACCGCGCCGTTTTTCTGGACCTCTTGGACTATGCGCTTCTTGCGTTGTTCGGCGAGCATCGTCACCCTTCCGCTGACACGACGGGACTGTGGATCAGCAACAGTATGGCACAAAACGAACAAAAAGGAACATGGTCGTTTTGTTGGATTCTTGGGGTTTCCCTCCGTCAATAGTTGACAGCATCACACTCGCGTGTAGGCTAAGCTCCAGAAATCAACATTTCTGAACAGCAGCGCACATTTTTGTGCGCTCCCGAGCACTCCAGGAGGCAAGCGATGATGCTTGCAGACGCCAGTTCCGGCATCCGGTTGTCCCTCTCATGGGTCGACTACCTGATGCTTTTCCTCTACTTCGCGACGGTCCTCGGGATCGGCATCGCGGCTAAGCGCAAGGTCAAGACCAGTATGGACTTCTTCCTTTCGGGAAGATCGATGCCAGCGTGGATTACCGGCCTCGCCTTCGTCTCCGCAAACCTCGGAGCTACCGAGATTCTGGGCATGGCGGCCAACGGCGCGGAGATCGGCATGGCGACGTTGCACTATTACATCGTCGGTGCCGTGCCGGCCATGGTATTCCTCGGCCTGGTCATGATGCCGTTCTACTACGGGTCCAAGGTCCGGTCGGTTCCGCAATTCATGCTGCGACGCTTCGGAAAGCCCGCGCACGTAGTCAATTCCATTGCTTTTGCGATATCCAACGTTCTGATCGCCGGAATCAACCTCTACGCGATGGCGATCATCATCGAAGCGATGCTGGGCTGGCCCCAGTGGGTCGCGATCATCATCTCCGCCGGTTTCGTACTCCTGTACATCACCCTCGGCGGCTTGTCCGGTGCGATCTACAACGAGGTCATGCAGTTCTTCGTGATCATCGCGGGTTTGGTCCCGTTGACCATCGTCGGACTGCACCGGGTGCATGGCTGGTCCGGTTTGAAAGAAGCTCTCATGAACACCGAGGGTGTGAGTCGCCTTCACTTGTCGGCTTGGCAGGGAACCGGAATCGGTGACGTCACCAATCCCATCGGAGCCAACTGGCTCGCTATCGTCCTCGGGCTCGGTTTCGTTCTCGGCTTCGGTTACTGGACCACCAACTTCACCGAGGTTCAGCGAGCGTTTTCGGCCAAGAACATGTCAGCAGCACGGCGTACGCCCCTGATCGGTGCATTCCCGAAGCTCTTCATCCCGTTCATCGTGGTGGTTCCCGGCCTGATCGCCGCGGCAACGGTTGGCAATCAGTTCGCTGACGGAAGTCTGACGTACAACGAGGCGATCCCCAAGCTGATTCAGATGTACCTGCCCTCCGGCGTCCTCGGTGTGGCCGTTACGGGGCTCATGGCCTCGTTCATGGCCGGTATGGCGGCCAACGTGTCCAGCTTCAATACCGTGTTCACCTATGACATCTGGCAGGAATACATCAAGCCGAAGATGCCCGATCACTACTACCTCTCCGTCGGACGTTGGGTCACGGTCATCGGCGTCATCGTCGGAATCGGAACCGCGTTCCTTGCCGCTCAGTTCGGGAACATCATGACGTACATGCAAACGTTGTTCTCGTTCTTCAACGCGCCGCTGTTCGCGGTCTTCATCCTGGGCCTCTTGTGGAAGCGGATGTCGCCGGCAGCCGGCCTGTGGGGCTACCTTGCGGGAATCGTTGCGCCGACGATCGTCTGGATCGCGTATCTGAATGACGAGTCGCTCTTCGGCTCGGCGACGGCGGAAACCATGTACGGAGCGATCTACTCTTTCGTGGCCGTCATTGTGGTCTCGGTGATTGTCACATTCTTCACCCGAGCCAAGCCCATCGAGGAACTCAAGGGGCTCGTCTACGGTGTCGGATCCATTGACGTGAAATCCGATGTCGTCGCCGGCGATGCTGCGTGGTACCGGTCGCCTGCCTTGCTGGGCACCGTAGCCTTGGTCCTATGCGTCCTGCTCTATCTGCCCTTCCTGTAAGAATTCGCACTGACGAGGAGAATCAAAATGAATGAGAACTCAGAGGAGACTCCGGGCCTCGTGCAGCTGAGCGAGGCGGAAAAGAAGGACCTGATCCGCTCAACCCGTCGCACGGACCTTCGCCGCATCATCGGTGGCTTGTTCCTGATCTACGGCATCCTGGTGACGATCATGGGGATCGCGGATCCGGTTGCCGATGCGGCCAAGACGGGCGGTATCCATATCAATCTGTGGACCGGTATCTCGATGCTTGTGGTCTCGGGCCTGTTCTTCCTGTGGGACCGGCTCGCGCCGGTGCCCGCAGAAGACATCGTGGCCAGCGCCGAATACGTCGAGGTCAAAAAGGCGGAAGGCGAAGGGAAGCTGGGCTAGTGTCCGGACCGCAAGGAAAGCGTTGTGCGATCTCCGCCGGGGGCTACTCGGCGGAGATCGCCGTGGTCGGGGCGAGTCTCGCCTCGTTGCGGGGTCCGAGGGGACACCTGGTCAGATCGACACCGCCCGAGGGCCTGCGTCCGGGGTGCAGCGGGGCGATCCTGGCTCCGTGGCCCAATCGCATTCAAGATGGACGTTATGAATTCGCTGGCACGTCCCATCACCTGCCCCTGACCGAGCCCGAGCGCAATAATGCTGCTCACGGACTTGTCCTCTGGGAACGGTGGGAGATTCTGTCCCATACCGCGGCGGAGGTGATTCTGGGACTGGATCTGGTTCCCCAACCCGGTTATCCCTTCGAACTGAGGCTCAAGGCGGTCTACTCCTTGACGTCCAATGGACTCGAATGGCGGGTATCTGCGACCAATCTCGGCGACCAGTCCGTCCCGTACGCGGTCGCCGGGCACCCTTACCTTGTCGCCGATGGCTCTGACGGCCAGAAATCCGGTGCACTGAATGACTGGAGCCTGAAAGTTCCCGCATCGGTATATATCGATGCCGATATGGACAGGTTGCTGCCCCTCGGAACCTACCCGGTGGACAACACCCACTTCGATTTCCGGTCGGGTCGGCGCCTGGACGATTTCTCCTACGACGTAGCCCTCGGCGGGCTGGGGCGCAACGAGGATGGACGGACGGCCTGCGAACTCACGTCGCCGAATGGCGGCGGCGTCGTTCTGGAATGCGGGCCCGAGGTCAACTGGATTCAGGTGTACACCGACGATCAGGCCACGGGAGAGCCGGGGCGGCGGGCCGTCGCGGTCGAGCCTATGACGGCGCCGGCCGACGCTTTTCGCTCGGGCCAAGACCTGACGGTCATCGAGCCGGGGCAAACGCACAGCGCTTGGTGGCGTCTTGCCGCATTATCCGACGTGTGACCCCTCCTTTCACTCGTTCTCATTGTTCCCTGCTGATACCTTGGTGAGTGAATGAGGTCACCGCTGGTGTTTGTTGCGATGCGGAGGACTCCCGACGCCTATTCTCGTCCCGAAATCGTGAAGGATCGAAAAACAGGCTTCTGACTAGGAGCTATTTGGTACGGTGTTGTTATGTTTGACGCCAGCCAGTTCGAGGGGGAGCTTGTCGCGTCGTCGTCATGCGAAGAACTTGACGGACGCGCCTAATGGCCGAGTGGACTTACGTCGTCGTCCTGGTGCTGTGCCTCGCGCTCACGTTTCCCTTGGAATTCGTTTTCCGACTCAAGGTCTACCGAAGTCCGCTTCGATTGATCCTCTCGTTGCTTCCGGTCGTCATCATCTTTTCCATCTGGGACGCCGTGGCAGTCGCCCGGGGGTATTGGACCTATGACCCTGTGCAGACATTGGGAATCGACCTCTTGGGTGCCCTGCCGCTTGAGGAAGTTGCCTTCTTCGTTGCCATTCCCATTTGTGCGATTCTCACCTTTGAAGCGATCGGGAGAGTCCTTGAACTCATCCGTCGGCTGATAGCCCGCCGGAAAGGTGGCGGCGACCGTGCTTGAATACACCATCGGAACCGTTCTGACGATGTTGGTCGTCGTCGCTCTTGAGCTGTTTTGGCTCAGAACGGGCATCTTCCGCACCGTGAAGTACTGGCTCTCGATCATCGTGATGGTTTCTTTCCAGATCCCGATGGATGGTTTCCTGACCCGTCTGTCGAATCCGATCGTGCGGTATGCACCGGACGAATTCTTGGGGATTCGCTGGCCGTTCGACATTCCGATCGAGGATTTCGGTTTCGGATTCGCCGTCATCACATTGACCCTGATGCTATGGACCTCTCGGAGCGGCTCATCTCGCTCAGCACGCCCAGGCTCACGAGAAGAGGAAGCGGCACATGACCCCCACCATTCGCGATAAGCACGCACAACGAATTGAGGCGACCCCCGGAACCCTGGGTCCCGACGCCGAGCGGCATGTCCTGGTCATTGGCGGAGGGATAGCCGGCTTGTCCGCCGCGACGGGCTTGGCCGAAAGAGGCATCCACGTCACTGTGGCCGAGCCGCAGCTCCAGCTCGGCGGTCGCGTGAGGTCGTGGACTGTCGAGGGGGCCTCGGGCACGGTCACCATGAGCCGGGGCTTCCACGCGTTCTTCCGGCAGTACTACAACTTGCGTTCCCTCTTGGAACGGATACCGTCCAAGAGCCCGAGTCCGTTGCGTGCCGTTCCCGACTACCCTCTGCGTTCCTCGGACGGACTGGCCGATTCCTTCGCGAAGATCCCCCGCACTCCTCCCTGGAGTTTCATCGGATTCGTGGTGCAGAGTCCGAGCTTTCGCGCCCGAGATCTGCTCGGGGTGGATCTGGACGCCGCTCTGTCACTTCTGGACGTCGATTTCCCGGAAACCTACCGTCAACATGATGGCCAGAGCGCCCAGGATTTCCTGGACCGCCTGGGCTTTCCTGAGCGAGCCCGTCATCTTGCCCTAGAAGTCTTTGCGCGCAGTTTCTTCGCCAAGCCCACGGAATTCGCGGCGGGGGAAATGCTGGCCATGTTCCACACCTATTTCCTGGGATCATCCGAAGGGCTGCTTTTCGACACGGCTTCCGACGATTTCGATACGGCACTCTGGTCACCGCTGCGGGATTATTTGTCCGGGCTGGGCGTTCAATGGCGCGGGACCAGCGTCGAATCCTTGGACATGAAGTCCCAGGGGGCGAGGGCTCTGATGGGCGACGGTACGAGCGAGGACTACGACGCCGTCGTGCTCGCGGCAGGCCCTGCCGCGACGCGTCGCTTGGGCACGGAGACCACGGGGATCGATGCCCCTCAATGGTTCGATCGGATGCGCGGTATTCGACAGGCGCCGCCCTTTGCCGTGTGGAGGTTATGGCTGGACCGGCCGGTCGGGTCGAATCGTCCCGCGTTCCTCGGAACGACCGGGTTCGGGCCGCTGGATAACGTGAGCGTCCTTGAACGCTTCGAGACAGGAGCGGCGCGCTGGTCCGAAGAACACGGTGGCAGCGTCGTCGAGCTACACGCATATGCGCTTGACGAGCCCGTGGACGAGCCATCTCTTCAGCGCAGGCTCCGGGACGAGCTCTCACGGGTCTACCCGGAGACGCGCACCGCTTCGATCATGGACGATGTGCTCCTCATCGAGAACGACTGTCCGTTGGTCGGCCTCGAGCCCTGGGAGGACCGCCCAGAAGTTCGGACTCCACATCCGTCCCTCGTGCTGGCGGGAGACACGATTCGGTGCGAATATCCCGTCGCTCTAATGGAGCGGGCCGCGACC
This region includes:
- the crtI gene encoding phytoene desaturase family protein translates to MTEPRRGQEGPSASARAVVIGAGVAGLATAILLSREGYSVTVLEKNPEVGGRAGTLAEGGFRWDRGPSWYLMPDAFEHFYRLIGTSTERELNLVPLNDPAYRVYSGAHEPLDVVSGEDAAAELFERIEPGAGEKLRRYLAEAADTYRLAVANFLYTTFSSPRSVLTPEILRKVPRLIKLLLGSMEGAVSRRFEDSRLRQILNYPAVFLSNQPRKTPAMYGLMSHTDLVQGVMYPQGGFGTFVDSLVRLAEEAGVEIRTGSEVLAIDTGPLGRSRGAKGQVCGTRYRSPDGSLETVSTDVVVSAADLHHTETALLPRGLRSYPEAVWKHRNPGIGCVLAYLGVEGELPELAHHTLVFSQDWDPDFRAIFRPSKGRGDGSDAPEGRYSESIYVCRPSATDPSVAPEGKENLFVLIPVPAIADGIVSGDESLETIVDAVIGLIGRRAGIPDLAGRIVIRHTAGPGDFEHEYNAWRGNALGLAHTLGQSAFLRGSNASRKVKGLYYAGSTTAPGVGLPMCLISAENVIKRLRHDTTPGPLPEVPDDS
- the galK gene encoding galactokinase; translation: MNTLAWNSAPDRKQQIEGVRALFTEAYEAQPWAVFSAPGRVNLIGEHVDYNGGTVVPLALPHRTYVAVSPRQDHLVRAVSAEEPGDSLVIDLDEVGPGRLNSWLAYVAGVPWAMVEESLAGGPDGKDITGADLAIRSSVPVGAGLSSSAALECSVALAFDALASEADESRALLADSEEGRARLATACIRAENEIAGASTGGMDQSISLRARQGSVLTIDCRDFSSSPLKIDVAQAGLSLLVIDTQAPHRLVDGQYAKRRKGCEAAAEALDVPTLRDALGERPSQEDVDRRLKEWDAIAAEGSISFPEGHDDSSMRGLVRHIWTEILRVDRCVRLFDGSAPQAGDEAWASLGDILNGSHDSLRDDYRVSCAELDVAVDAARTAGALGARMTGGGFGGSAIALVRNDDVQAVASSVAEAFEKSRFRSPVFLEAVPSPAARRDL
- the galT gene encoding galactose-1-phosphate uridylyltransferase → MTENALPRVTRGELADGREIIFFDDSEPYISGTRTRSIHDPRPLEPRQVPPRESASIRMDPLTGEHVALAAHRMNRTFLPPADEDPLAPAGQGTVPSEVPEPEYDVVVFENRFPSLQGPFEQYRDEPLFQETSPAGRCEVVCFTSHQEGSFADLGHQRARTVIEAWAHRTRDLSAIEGVVQVVPFENRGEEIGVTLHHPHGQIYAYSYLPPHTAAVQRQAHEWHQSTGGDLIGDVLAAELEEKVRVISETEHWVAYVPFAAKWPVEFMVVPRRPAKDFTELTGQEKDELADLYLDLLGRLNRFFEGIEQLPYISAWHQVPVAGGDDISRMWLHVFSLLRSPGKLKYLAGSESAMAAWISDTTPERIALRLQEVAQ
- a CDS encoding DeoR/GlpR family DNA-binding transcription regulator, with protein sequence MLAEQRKKRIVQEVQKNGAVHVQDLAKLLDVSPMTVRRDLAELDDQGFLTRIHGGAESTASTLEPAYAEKMTLNAEAKSAIARTAADMVGSNQSIGFSAGTTCTRLAQEITGRHDLANLTVVTNSLPVADEFFKAQDVQEADGRKHSTPHQVLLTGGERTPSDALVGPLADATLGYLHVDTLFIGAHGVGRSGLTTPNLAEARTNKVLVHSARTVVAVFDHTKWGITGLAGFADWPEVDVVVTSPDLPEDALEFLEEKIDKVVIAS
- a CDS encoding sodium:solute symporter family protein; this translates as MMLADASSGIRLSLSWVDYLMLFLYFATVLGIGIAAKRKVKTSMDFFLSGRSMPAWITGLAFVSANLGATEILGMAANGAEIGMATLHYYIVGAVPAMVFLGLVMMPFYYGSKVRSVPQFMLRRFGKPAHVVNSIAFAISNVLIAGINLYAMAIIIEAMLGWPQWVAIIISAGFVLLYITLGGLSGAIYNEVMQFFVIIAGLVPLTIVGLHRVHGWSGLKEALMNTEGVSRLHLSAWQGTGIGDVTNPIGANWLAIVLGLGFVLGFGYWTTNFTEVQRAFSAKNMSAARRTPLIGAFPKLFIPFIVVVPGLIAAATVGNQFADGSLTYNEAIPKLIQMYLPSGVLGVAVTGLMASFMAGMAANVSSFNTVFTYDIWQEYIKPKMPDHYYLSVGRWVTVIGVIVGIGTAFLAAQFGNIMTYMQTLFSFFNAPLFAVFILGLLWKRMSPAAGLWGYLAGIVAPTIVWIAYLNDESLFGSATAETMYGAIYSFVAVIVVSVIVTFFTRAKPIEELKGLVYGVGSIDVKSDVVAGDAAWYRSPALLGTVALVLCVLLYLPFL
- a CDS encoding aldose 1-epimerase family protein, yielding MSGPQGKRCAISAGGYSAEIAVVGASLASLRGPRGHLVRSTPPEGLRPGCSGAILAPWPNRIQDGRYEFAGTSHHLPLTEPERNNAAHGLVLWERWEILSHTAAEVILGLDLVPQPGYPFELRLKAVYSLTSNGLEWRVSATNLGDQSVPYAVAGHPYLVADGSDGQKSGALNDWSLKVPASVYIDADMDRLLPLGTYPVDNTHFDFRSGRRLDDFSYDVALGGLGRNEDGRTACELTSPNGGGVVLECGPEVNWIQVYTDDQATGEPGRRAVAVEPMTAPADAFRSGQDLTVIEPGQTHSAWWRLAALSDV
- a CDS encoding lycopene cyclase domain-containing protein; this translates as MAEWTYVVVLVLCLALTFPLEFVFRLKVYRSPLRLILSLLPVVIIFSIWDAVAVARGYWTYDPVQTLGIDLLGALPLEEVAFFVAIPICAILTFEAIGRVLELIRRLIARRKGGGDRA
- a CDS encoding lycopene cyclase domain-containing protein — translated: MLEYTIGTVLTMLVVVALELFWLRTGIFRTVKYWLSIIVMVSFQIPMDGFLTRLSNPIVRYAPDEFLGIRWPFDIPIEDFGFGFAVITLTLMLWTSRSGSSRSARPGSREEEAAHDPHHSR
- a CDS encoding FAD-dependent oxidoreductase, with product MTPTIRDKHAQRIEATPGTLGPDAERHVLVIGGGIAGLSAATGLAERGIHVTVAEPQLQLGGRVRSWTVEGASGTVTMSRGFHAFFRQYYNLRSLLERIPSKSPSPLRAVPDYPLRSSDGLADSFAKIPRTPPWSFIGFVVQSPSFRARDLLGVDLDAALSLLDVDFPETYRQHDGQSAQDFLDRLGFPERARHLALEVFARSFFAKPTEFAAGEMLAMFHTYFLGSSEGLLFDTASDDFDTALWSPLRDYLSGLGVQWRGTSVESLDMKSQGARALMGDGTSEDYDAVVLAAGPAATRRLGTETTGIDAPQWFDRMRGIRQAPPFAVWRLWLDRPVGSNRPAFLGTTGFGPLDNVSVLERFETGAARWSEEHGGSVVELHAYALDEPVDEPSLQRRLRDELSRVYPETRTASIMDDVLLIENDCPLVGLEPWEDRPEVRTPHPSLVLAGDTIRCEYPVALMERAATTGWQAANALLEGWAVQGHELWTPPLASRHAYPRTLRKLLDSGRRARRLVTRGRPRSRGGDA